A genomic stretch from Myxococcales bacterium includes:
- a CDS encoding DUF4124 domain-containing protein, with the protein MRFKLKLRAVIVFVWLFVFFLVGVALAQTGTKTSVLYRWVDEQGRVRYTDNLNEIPERFRNSAVKGSFVPTEATTKPRGEEPAKPTGQVDLTEDNYYREDNFYHIVGKVRNGFSQPVTQVKVKVTFYDEEDRFLMVETTLVDPMVLSPGQDGKFHLMVKVNPKIDSYKIEVLGRP; encoded by the coding sequence GTGAGGTTTAAACTGAAGCTGCGGGCGGTCATCGTTTTTGTCTGGCTTTTCGTGTTTTTTCTGGTCGGCGTCGCCCTAGCGCAGACCGGCACGAAAACCAGCGTGCTCTATCGCTGGGTCGATGAGCAGGGCCGCGTTCGCTACACCGACAATTTGAACGAAATTCCCGAACGTTTCCGCAATTCCGCCGTCAAGGGTTCCTTCGTCCCCACCGAGGCCACCACCAAGCCCCGTGGCGAGGAGCCGGCCAAGCCGACCGGTCAGGTCGATCTGACCGAGGATAACTATTACCGGGAAGACAACTTCTATCACATCGTCGGCAAGGTCCGGAACGGCTTCAGCCAGCCGGTCACCCAGGTCAAGGTGAAGGTGACTTTCTACGACGAGGAAGACCGCTTCCTGATGGTCGAAACCACGCTGGTGGACCCGATGGTCCTGTCGCCGGGACAGGACGGGAAATTTCACCTGATGGTCAAGGTCAATCCCAAGATCGACTCCTATAAAATCGAGGTCCTCGGCCGGCCATGA
- a CDS encoding DUF2914 domain-containing protein: MRCRWMWILPLVLLGAAVAWGQEKETVDPMDWLSIPDFSVEAAVGTGVTEAGALQGEAARFPAEVGVVFCRVDAIDLSRPLKVNVVWLREDEERSRIALALDKNHFNGTAQMNIPAAQAGSWRVEVQDERGQVLAVAPFVVGKPSVLEGEPLKKAPPAKRQP; the protein is encoded by the coding sequence GTGCGTTGCCGTTGGATGTGGATTCTGCCGCTGGTCCTGCTGGGCGCGGCGGTCGCCTGGGGCCAGGAAAAAGAGACCGTCGATCCGATGGATTGGTTGTCGATACCGGACTTTTCGGTGGAGGCCGCGGTCGGCACGGGCGTGACCGAAGCCGGCGCCTTGCAGGGCGAGGCGGCGCGTTTTCCGGCCGAGGTCGGCGTCGTCTTCTGCCGCGTCGACGCCATCGACCTGTCGCGTCCCCTGAAGGTGAACGTGGTCTGGCTGCGGGAAGACGAGGAACGCTCGCGGATCGCGCTCGCCCTCGACAAGAATCATTTTAACGGCACCGCGCAGATGAACATTCCCGCCGCCCAGGCGGGCTCCTGGCGCGTCGAGGTGCAGGACGAACGCGGCCAGGTGCTGGCGGTCGCGCCGTTCGTCGTCGGCAAACCCTCGGTGCTCGAGGGCGAGCCGCTCAAGAAAGCGCCGCCGGCCAAGCGGCAGCCGTAG
- a CDS encoding SAM-dependent chlorinase/fluorinase has protein sequence MIITLTTDFGLADGYVGAMKGVIYSLVPRATVVDITHEVPPFDVGHGAFALAQAAPFFPPETVHVAVVDPGVGGSRRGIVAVWRRQLFVGPDNGLFSPFLEDRTIVRELADPDLWLPDAAPTFHGRDLFAPAAARLAGGLPVAECGPAVTDPVRLPDWEIRRQAGVLIVAVAHVDRFGNCITALPASRLEEIGPGPCLVEAPGLPPLPLSRTYDDVPHGQLLALIGSHGFLELAVREGSAAALGFSRGTIVRVRPAS, from the coding sequence ATGATCATCACCCTGACCACCGATTTCGGCCTGGCCGACGGTTATGTCGGGGCGATGAAGGGCGTCATCTATTCGCTGGTGCCGCGCGCGACGGTGGTCGACATCACCCACGAAGTGCCGCCGTTCGACGTCGGCCACGGCGCTTTCGCGCTGGCCCAGGCGGCGCCGTTTTTTCCGCCCGAGACGGTGCATGTGGCGGTCGTGGACCCGGGCGTCGGCGGGTCGCGGCGGGGGATCGTCGCGGTCTGGCGGCGCCAGTTGTTCGTCGGCCCCGACAACGGTCTGTTTTCGCCGTTTCTGGAGGATCGGACGATCGTTCGCGAATTGGCCGATCCCGATTTGTGGCTGCCCGACGCCGCGCCGACCTTTCACGGCCGCGACCTGTTCGCCCCGGCCGCCGCGCGGCTGGCCGGCGGTTTGCCGGTGGCGGAATGCGGCCCCGCGGTGACCGATCCGGTCCGTCTCCCCGACTGGGAAATCCGTCGGCAGGCCGGAGTGTTGATCGTCGCGGTCGCGCACGTCGATCGCTTCGGCAACTGCATCACCGCGCTGCCCGCCTCCCGGCTGGAGGAAATCGGCCCCGGCCCTTGCCTCGTCGAGGCGCCGGGCCTGCCGCCGCTGCCGCTCTCCCGCACCTACGACGACGTCCCCCACGGTCAGCTGCTGGCGCTGATCGGCTCGCACGGTTTTCTGGAGCTGGCCGTGCGCGAGGGCAGTGCCGCCGCGCTTGGTTTTTCGCGCGGCACGATCGTGCGCGTCCGTCCCGCATCCTGA